A portion of the Corynebacterium ammoniagenes DSM 20306 genome contains these proteins:
- a CDS encoding CueP family metal-binding protein — protein sequence MENIQDGAGSQPASPQRAARKSASIFSAIVGASLALSACSSSGTEQEEVLNAYGLEGMDAREIIDYLDQQPIAERPTDLMASVRSEELILSNQAGEVTLAMPEDRSYVSVAPFVSQTHDCYYHSLTTCVGELDNEPVEVSVFDEETGTTLVDGPATTFDNGFAGFWVPRGSAGTITVNYQGLEGTTEFATGTEDATCITDLRLS from the coding sequence ATGGAAAATATTCAGGATGGAGCTGGATCGCAACCAGCTAGCCCCCAGCGCGCTGCGAGAAAAAGCGCATCAATTTTTAGCGCTATCGTCGGTGCTTCTCTCGCTTTAAGTGCTTGTTCATCCTCGGGCACGGAGCAGGAAGAAGTACTAAACGCGTACGGCCTAGAAGGGATGGATGCTCGCGAGATTATTGACTATCTGGATCAGCAACCGATCGCTGAACGCCCTACTGATTTGATGGCTTCAGTAAGAAGCGAAGAATTGATCCTGAGCAATCAGGCGGGAGAAGTGACACTCGCTATGCCTGAGGACCGGAGTTATGTCTCGGTCGCCCCCTTCGTGTCGCAAACCCATGATTGCTACTATCACAGCCTTACCACCTGCGTGGGAGAGCTGGACAATGAGCCAGTAGAGGTATCAGTTTTTGATGAGGAAACCGGCACAACGCTTGTCGATGGCCCCGCCACGACCTTCGATAATGGCTTTGCCGGGTTTTGGGTTCCGCGCGGAAGCGCCGGTACCATTACGGTGAATTACCAGGGATTAGAGGGCACAACGGAATTTGCCACGGGAACAGAAGACGCAACGTGTATCACCGATTTGCGCCTTAGCTAG
- a CDS encoding threonine aldolase family protein, with product MKPLHDPVAHSFASDNYSGIAPEVLAALTTANGGHQAAYGADEYTALLDDVIVKHFGSTATAYPVFNGTGANVVGLQALLPRWGAVICAATAHINVDEGGAPERMGSIKLLPVPTKDGKLTPELVNREAWGFGNEHRAQPLVVSITQTTEMGTCYTPEEIRALADHVHARGMALHMDGARLSNAAATLGLPLSAFTTEAGVDVLSLGGTKNGALGAEAVVVLNPDALVGGAEALPFVRKLSMQLASKMRFISAQIIALYEGDVWLNNARHSNAMAKRLRSKLEEANLPGLKFTQATESNAVFATLPDGIADELRQNFHFYDWDATRNEVRWMCSFDTTENDIDAFAAAIKQVWA from the coding sequence GTGAAACCCCTGCACGATCCCGTCGCGCATAGCTTTGCCTCCGATAATTATTCGGGCATTGCCCCGGAGGTACTGGCGGCGTTGACGACAGCTAATGGCGGGCACCAGGCGGCATATGGGGCGGATGAGTACACGGCATTGCTTGACGATGTCATCGTGAAGCATTTTGGCTCCACCGCCACCGCGTATCCGGTTTTTAACGGAACTGGCGCAAACGTTGTGGGCTTGCAGGCATTGTTGCCGCGCTGGGGCGCGGTGATTTGTGCTGCGACTGCGCACATCAATGTCGATGAAGGCGGCGCACCCGAACGCATGGGCTCAATCAAGTTATTGCCCGTGCCAACCAAGGACGGCAAGCTCACCCCGGAATTAGTCAACCGCGAGGCATGGGGATTTGGCAATGAGCACCGCGCGCAACCGCTGGTGGTTTCCATTACCCAGACCACAGAGATGGGTACCTGCTACACCCCAGAGGAAATTCGGGCGCTAGCGGATCATGTGCACGCTCGCGGCATGGCCCTGCACATGGATGGCGCGCGTCTTTCAAATGCGGCCGCAACACTCGGGCTGCCGCTGTCTGCTTTTACCACCGAGGCCGGCGTAGATGTCCTCAGCCTGGGCGGCACCAAAAATGGCGCACTGGGTGCGGAAGCCGTAGTGGTTTTAAACCCCGATGCGCTAGTCGGTGGCGCGGAGGCGTTGCCGTTTGTGCGCAAACTATCGATGCAATTAGCTTCCAAAATGCGCTTTATCTCCGCACAAATCATCGCCCTATATGAAGGCGACGTGTGGCTTAACAACGCTCGTCATTCCAACGCGATGGCCAAGCGCCTGCGCAGCAAACTCGAAGAAGCCAACCTACCGGGCTTGAAATTTACCCAAGCCACCGAATCTAATGCGGTCTTTGCCACCCTGCCCGACGGCATTGCCGATGAACTGCGCCAAAACTTCCACTTCTACGACTGGGATGCCACGCGCAATGAAGTGCGCTGGATGTGCTCCTTCGACACCACTGAAAACGACATTGACGCTTTTGCCGCAGCCATAAAACAAGTGTGGGCTTGA
- the thiM gene encoding hydroxyethylthiazole kinase encodes MSLSPNAALLDKLRAHHPLVQCITNSVVPNFTANVLLAIGAAPAMTDIVGESGSFARVASGLLVNLGTPTPEQREAMEEAVIAANDAATPWVLDPVAIGFLPIRTRLAQQLAPQNPFAVRGNASEILALAGEGAGGKGVESVDSTDAAAPAAIALAQRLRTVVAVSGPEDLITDGQRIIRVGNGDELLTKVTGGGCALGALIAAFAAVRGDYAPVEAVTAAHCVYDIAAEKAAAQAAGPGSFAVSLIDALSTLTAADITTAEKIREEKVQA; translated from the coding sequence ATGAGCCTTTCCCCCAATGCTGCGTTGCTGGATAAGCTGCGCGCGCACCATCCGCTGGTGCAGTGCATTACAAACTCCGTCGTTCCTAATTTCACCGCTAATGTTTTATTGGCCATTGGTGCGGCACCAGCCATGACGGATATCGTTGGTGAATCGGGCTCTTTTGCCCGGGTAGCCAGTGGGCTTTTGGTCAATCTGGGCACGCCGACGCCCGAGCAGCGCGAGGCGATGGAAGAAGCGGTGATTGCCGCTAATGATGCCGCCACGCCCTGGGTTTTGGATCCGGTGGCCATTGGCTTTTTGCCGATTCGCACGAGGTTGGCACAACAGCTGGCACCACAAAATCCCTTTGCGGTTCGCGGCAATGCTTCAGAGATCTTGGCGCTAGCCGGGGAAGGAGCAGGCGGCAAGGGCGTGGAGTCGGTTGATTCCACCGATGCTGCCGCGCCCGCGGCCATCGCTTTGGCTCAGCGTTTGCGCACCGTCGTTGCGGTGTCTGGTCCCGAGGACCTCATTACTGATGGTCAGCGGATCATTCGCGTGGGCAATGGTGATGAGTTGTTGACCAAGGTCACCGGCGGTGGGTGCGCATTGGGTGCGTTGATTGCGGCTTTTGCCGCAGTGCGCGGTGACTACGCCCCGGTAGAGGCAGTTACGGCAGCGCATTGCGTCTATGACATCGCCGCCGAAAAGGCCGCCGCGCAGGCTGCCGGCCCAGGTTCCTTCGCAGTTTCGCTTATCGATGCCCTATCCACCCTCACCGCTGCCGATATCACCACTGCGGAAAAAATCCGCGAAGAAAAGGTGCAGGCATGA
- the thiE gene encoding thiamine phosphate synthase, translating to MNELHDYGIYFITDRELCGERGVKETVRAAVDGGVRTVQLRDKHSSFDQQLQQLEELAEVIDGRAALVINDRVDVAVEAYRRGIAIDGVHVGQGDAAVVQAREELGPDAIVGLTANTEEHLQAVAALPEGTVDYLGVGVIRPTSTKPDHPPALGIDGFRHLNSVSPVPTVAIGGVREEDISPLRAAGAAGICFVSALCAAPDAEATARRFVAQWHGAS from the coding sequence ATGAACGAATTGCACGATTACGGGATTTACTTCATCACGGACCGCGAGTTATGCGGGGAGCGTGGGGTGAAAGAAACGGTGCGCGCTGCTGTCGATGGCGGGGTGCGCACAGTGCAGTTGCGCGATAAGCATTCCAGCTTTGACCAGCAGCTTCAACAGCTCGAAGAGCTTGCAGAAGTAATCGACGGTCGGGCAGCGTTGGTGATCAATGACCGCGTCGATGTCGCCGTTGAAGCTTATCGACGCGGGATTGCCATCGACGGTGTGCACGTCGGACAAGGTGACGCCGCAGTGGTACAAGCCCGCGAAGAACTAGGTCCTGATGCCATCGTGGGGCTGACGGCTAATACCGAAGAACACTTGCAGGCCGTGGCCGCATTACCGGAAGGCACCGTGGATTATCTCGGCGTTGGTGTTATCCGGCCAACGTCTACCAAACCAGACCACCCGCCGGCCTTGGGCATTGACGGTTTTCGCCACCTAAATTCCGTCTCACCTGTGCCGACTGTAGCCATTGGCGGCGTGCGCGAAGAAGATATCAGTCCTCTTCGCGCCGCGGGTGCTGCGGGCATTTGCTTTGTCTCTGCCCTTTGCGCCGCCCCAGACGCCGAAGCAACCGCTCGCCGCTTTGTTGCGCAGTGGCACGGTGCTAGCTAG
- the tenA gene encoding thiaminase II, which translates to MSIFDDLKAAIGSEWTDFTEHEFVKQLGEGTLPLEVFQDYLVQDYHFLVQFARANALAAYKSRTLADITSATQAVQAILHETELHKRLTAQWGIAEDELLAAPEKRTTVAYTRYVLDAGMSGDLLDLHVALSPCTIGYAEIGAALAPARLSHEEHPYAEWISEYAGAEFQESAQAATTRITALTTGGVSAQRFDELVDIFRTATRLEAAFWQQAIDSVEKL; encoded by the coding sequence ATGTCTATTTTTGATGATCTAAAAGCGGCCATTGGTTCGGAATGGACGGATTTTACGGAGCATGAATTTGTAAAACAGCTGGGTGAGGGCACGTTGCCACTGGAAGTATTTCAGGATTATTTGGTGCAGGATTACCACTTCCTGGTGCAATTTGCGCGCGCAAATGCCCTGGCAGCATACAAAAGCCGCACTCTCGCGGATATTACAAGCGCCACCCAAGCAGTGCAGGCGATTTTGCACGAAACAGAACTGCACAAGCGTTTGACCGCGCAGTGGGGCATTGCCGAAGACGAGCTGCTCGCCGCGCCAGAAAAGCGCACGACGGTGGCTTATACTCGCTACGTCTTGGATGCCGGCATGTCGGGCGATCTCCTCGACTTACACGTAGCGCTATCGCCATGCACCATTGGCTATGCCGAAATCGGTGCGGCTCTCGCCCCCGCACGTCTTTCCCATGAAGAGCACCCGTATGCGGAGTGGATCAGTGAATACGCCGGTGCAGAGTTTCAAGAATCCGCCCAGGCTGCCACCACGCGCATCACGGCGCTTACCACCGGCGGTGTATCCGCCCAGCGTTTTGACGAGCTCGTGGACATCTTCCGCACCGCAACCCGCCTGGAGGCAGCCTTCTGGCAGCAAGCGATTGATTCGGTGGAGAAGCTCTAG
- a CDS encoding TenA family protein: protein MTDTSTPRFSDQLRQQNHDTWEKAVGHRFVHELFDATIADPVMAGYLVQDYRFLDSFLMLLGSAVASADSLEPRLRISQFIGEIAGDENTYFLDAFAALGVTEEQREEIPNTEPTTAFIALMREAAGTREYAAIIAVLLVAEWLYLDWATREVDGAARAKPENFVYAEWIRLHDFPEFHERIAFLRAEMDRVGPAHADIAADFFRRAVDIELAFFDASYTHPLSL, encoded by the coding sequence ATGACTGATACCTCCACGCCCCGTTTTAGCGACCAGCTGCGCCAGCAAAACCACGACACATGGGAAAAGGCCGTTGGCCATCGGTTTGTGCACGAGCTTTTCGATGCCACCATCGCCGACCCAGTCATGGCCGGCTACCTGGTGCAAGACTATCGCTTCCTCGATAGCTTCTTGATGCTTTTGGGATCCGCTGTGGCCAGCGCTGATTCTCTGGAGCCACGCCTGCGGATTTCGCAGTTTATCGGCGAGATTGCCGGCGATGAAAATACCTATTTCCTAGATGCCTTTGCCGCGCTCGGGGTCACTGAGGAACAACGGGAAGAAATCCCGAATACGGAGCCGACCACGGCGTTTATTGCGCTCATGCGCGAGGCGGCTGGCACGCGCGAGTATGCGGCGATTATCGCGGTGTTGCTCGTTGCTGAATGGCTCTACCTCGACTGGGCTACCCGAGAAGTAGATGGCGCTGCGCGAGCAAAGCCGGAGAATTTTGTTTATGCGGAATGGATTCGCCTGCATGATTTCCCCGAGTTCCACGAGCGCATTGCCTTTTTACGCGCCGAGATGGACCGCGTTGGCCCAGCGCACGCTGATATCGCGGCAGATTTCTTCCGGCGAGCCGTTGATATTGAATTGGCATTTTTTGATGCCAGCTACACCCACCCTCTTTCACTGTGA
- the thiD gene encoding bifunctional hydroxymethylpyrimidine kinase/phosphomethylpyrimidine kinase, producing the protein MELQALIPNVLTIAGTDPTGGAGIQADLKAFSAHGAYGMSVVTAVVAQNTRGVGSIVAMEPEFVAEQIAAVFDDVRVDAVKIGMVANAEIADAITQSLDKYAQCPVVLDPVMVAKSGDHLLNQQDVDAIRERLVPRATLITPNLPEAAVLLGRDTEMASIEEMRESLADLRDLGADWVLLKGGHLDGAESLDILTGEETAEFTAPRVDTINDHGTGCTLSAAIAALVPRYGYVEAVRRAKEYLTAALRHADELDVGSGHGPVHHFHALWDHTTQKVQS; encoded by the coding sequence ATGGAGTTACAAGCGTTGATTCCCAACGTATTAACCATCGCTGGCACAGATCCCACGGGCGGGGCAGGAATCCAGGCTGACCTCAAAGCATTTTCCGCCCATGGTGCCTACGGAATGAGCGTGGTCACCGCGGTGGTTGCGCAAAATACTCGCGGGGTGGGCAGCATCGTCGCGATGGAACCTGAATTCGTGGCGGAACAAATCGCCGCGGTCTTCGATGATGTCCGCGTGGATGCGGTAAAAATCGGCATGGTGGCAAATGCCGAGATCGCGGATGCGATTACGCAATCACTGGACAAATACGCGCAGTGCCCGGTGGTCTTGGACCCGGTCATGGTGGCTAAAAGTGGTGACCATCTGCTCAATCAACAGGACGTTGATGCCATCCGGGAGCGTTTGGTACCGCGCGCCACGCTGATTACGCCGAATCTGCCGGAAGCGGCCGTCTTATTAGGCCGCGACACAGAGATGGCCTCGATAGAAGAAATGCGCGAGTCTTTAGCCGATTTGCGCGATTTGGGCGCGGACTGGGTGCTGCTCAAAGGCGGGCACTTAGACGGTGCAGAAAGCCTGGATATCCTCACCGGCGAAGAAACCGCAGAATTCACCGCACCACGGGTAGATACCATCAATGACCACGGAACCGGGTGTACTTTATCTGCCGCTATCGCCGCACTTGTGCCCCGCTACGGATACGTGGAAGCGGTGCGCCGCGCCAAAGAGTACCTGACTGCGGCGTTGCGTCATGCCGATGAATTGGATGTGGGCTCCGGCCACGGGCCTGTCCATCACTTCCACGCCCTGTGGGATCACACCACCCAGAAAGTGCAGTCATGA
- a CDS encoding calcium:proton antiporter translates to MSASTALRSVFTGSVIARIVLGWVAVLILSLASSFLASGLSTPLVFLVLAAIVAVIIVCSGGVVTQAEHLAHRLGDPYGTLVLTLSIVAIEVILISAVMLGPSDHQTIARDSVMATVMIVLNLVIGLALIVGGMRHDNLRVNRTGISTYLSMLVVLIATAFAVPAVIGTDGSYNTGQAITIITLTIVLYGFFLYRQTGAQHGDYIEVMEAPGAAEEPAPHSPSIGVILREYKGEILTRAVVLLITVIPIVLLSHDMASLLDDGLTRIGAPLALSGVIIAMIVFLPEAITTVRAAWQGEAQRVTNLAHGALVSCVGLTLPVVLAIGLVTNQTVILAETPANLVFLVISLLLSIATFTAHRVTAVHGSANLSVFVLYGLSVFA, encoded by the coding sequence ATGTCAGCCTCTACTGCCCTGCGCAGCGTTTTCACTGGCTCCGTAATCGCCCGGATTGTGCTGGGCTGGGTCGCAGTCCTCATACTTTCCCTGGCTTCGTCATTTTTAGCGAGCGGTTTGTCCACGCCGTTGGTTTTCTTAGTGCTGGCAGCCATCGTTGCGGTCATCATCGTGTGCTCCGGCGGTGTGGTGACCCAAGCCGAACACCTCGCGCACCGATTAGGTGATCCCTACGGCACTCTGGTGCTCACCCTATCGATTGTGGCAATCGAGGTCATTTTGATCTCCGCAGTCATGCTGGGCCCTAGTGATCATCAGACCATCGCGCGCGATTCCGTGATGGCCACCGTCATGATTGTGCTGAACCTGGTCATCGGCCTAGCACTCATCGTTGGCGGGATGCGCCACGATAATCTCCGGGTCAACCGCACCGGAATTTCTACGTATTTGTCGATGTTGGTCGTGCTCATCGCTACGGCCTTCGCCGTGCCCGCGGTCATTGGCACCGACGGTTCTTATAACACTGGGCAGGCCATCACGATTATTACGTTGACGATTGTGCTTTACGGATTCTTCTTGTACCGGCAAACAGGTGCACAACACGGCGATTACATAGAAGTCATGGAAGCACCCGGCGCGGCGGAAGAACCTGCACCACACAGCCCGAGTATAGGGGTTATCCTGCGAGAATATAAAGGTGAAATCCTCACCCGCGCTGTGGTGCTTCTCATTACGGTCATCCCGATTGTCTTGCTGTCGCACGACATGGCTTCGCTTCTCGATGATGGCCTCACCCGCATCGGCGCACCCCTTGCGCTTTCCGGTGTCATCATCGCCATGATTGTCTTTTTGCCCGAAGCCATCACCACGGTCCGCGCTGCGTGGCAAGGCGAGGCCCAACGGGTGACCAACTTGGCCCATGGCGCACTGGTGTCCTGCGTGGGGCTGACGTTGCCGGTAGTACTGGCCATCGGCCTTGTGACCAACCAAACCGTCATCTTGGCGGAAACTCCCGCTAACCTGGTCTTCCTCGTCATCAGCCTGCTGCTGAGCATCGCTACTTTTACCGCGCATCGCGTCACTGCGGTGCACGGCAGCGCGAACCTTTCCGTGTTCGTCTTATACGGGCTCAGCGTCTTCGCGTAA
- a CDS encoding HNH endonuclease signature motif containing protein, translating into MDIFQAFVLLNSHGIGLLRAIAERSPYDVASSGIALSTAKQYATLADVLFGPADSPRLQRDSVALAEQRELSVEHLLMVNKHAKKLKKRGAAWKLRAELIAHQGTFEEVDAYGAQRVKDEVGEKPKEPGVRIGRAVGGMRTISVTDTQRRITDFEKTLDATETSDQLRSTALLEAFWKQVNGRGGILRPEYRTVIAIGLDDFAKVSCGNGDEVIVGLSDGTTMTGAELINAALSGALGENLYAGLFHPTAGPVNLYEARFASLKQRIMATAENLVCPWPDCNVPADRCQVHHIDAHKTGGHTTPSNLTMLCRYHNGVNDDDPIKRRRGRMQRHRGQVRLITPGGKLLGNTHDLSSMGAMDLLA; encoded by the coding sequence ATGGACATATTCCAAGCATTCGTGCTTTTAAACAGCCACGGCATCGGGCTGCTGCGAGCCATCGCTGAGCGCTCGCCTTACGATGTGGCCAGCTCCGGCATCGCGCTTTCGACGGCCAAGCAGTACGCCACGCTTGCCGATGTCCTTTTTGGCCCCGCCGACTCCCCACGCCTCCAGCGCGACTCCGTTGCGCTTGCCGAACAGCGCGAATTAAGCGTGGAGCATCTCTTGATGGTCAACAAGCACGCCAAGAAGCTGAAGAAGCGTGGTGCCGCCTGGAAACTGCGCGCAGAACTCATTGCGCATCAAGGCACGTTCGAGGAAGTCGATGCCTATGGTGCACAACGGGTCAAAGATGAAGTCGGCGAAAAGCCGAAAGAACCCGGGGTTCGCATTGGCCGCGCGGTAGGCGGCATGCGCACCATCAGCGTGACCGATACCCAACGGCGCATTACGGATTTTGAGAAAACCCTCGACGCCACCGAAACGTCTGACCAACTGCGCTCTACAGCACTGCTGGAGGCATTTTGGAAACAGGTCAACGGCAGGGGCGGAATACTGCGGCCCGAATACCGCACCGTCATTGCCATCGGCCTGGATGACTTCGCCAAAGTATCGTGTGGCAACGGCGATGAGGTCATCGTAGGCTTATCCGATGGCACCACCATGACCGGAGCAGAACTTATCAACGCCGCGCTATCCGGCGCGCTGGGTGAGAACCTCTACGCTGGACTATTTCACCCGACTGCTGGCCCCGTCAACCTGTATGAAGCGCGGTTTGCATCGTTGAAGCAGCGGATTATGGCGACCGCGGAAAACCTGGTCTGCCCGTGGCCTGATTGCAACGTGCCTGCTGATAGGTGCCAGGTACACCACATCGACGCCCACAAAACCGGTGGGCACACCACGCCGTCGAATCTGACGATGCTGTGCCGCTATCACAACGGCGTCAACGACGATGATCCGATAAAACGAAGACGCGGACGCATGCAACGACACCGTGGCCAAGTTCGCCTCATCACTCCAGGCGGAAAACTCCTCGGCAACACACATGACTTAAGCAGCATGGGAGCTATGGATTTACTGGCATAG
- a CDS encoding pirin family protein, which translates to MNATAVEIISSRAVPLGGPRAMTVHRSLPHRQRSLIGAWCFVDHFGPDDVSKTGGMDVGPHPHTGLQTATWLFTGEISHIDAGGGRGMVHPGEFYLMTAGNGISHTETTTEATTVLHGVQLWIALPDATRSTAERDLAYFKPPSTPLDGGQIKVFMGELMGASSPVHSHTPMVGAELTIEPHSEIILQLNPDFEHGVIADTGTILVEGVEVEKTQIGYTGIGETTLRIRNDSDEAGRALFIGGEPLREEILMWWNFIGRDHDEIVRYRDEWQASQGVDVDGQFGFVEGYIGHGGVGEDGLGRNADGMTWLPAPRLPNARMRTRTLTEPVARPNL; encoded by the coding sequence ATGAACGCAACTGCTGTTGAGATCATTTCTTCCCGCGCGGTTCCGCTCGGCGGGCCTCGCGCGATGACTGTGCATCGGTCCCTCCCGCACCGCCAGCGCTCACTGATTGGAGCTTGGTGCTTCGTCGATCATTTCGGCCCAGATGATGTCTCGAAAACCGGCGGCATGGATGTTGGCCCGCACCCGCACACAGGTTTACAGACCGCCACCTGGTTATTTACTGGCGAGATTAGCCACATTGATGCCGGCGGTGGCCGCGGCATGGTGCATCCCGGTGAGTTCTATTTGATGACTGCAGGCAACGGCATCTCCCACACGGAGACCACCACGGAAGCCACCACCGTCTTACATGGGGTGCAGTTATGGATTGCGTTGCCGGATGCCACACGCAGCACCGCGGAACGTGATTTGGCCTATTTCAAACCACCGAGCACACCGCTCGACGGCGGTCAGATCAAGGTATTTATGGGTGAGCTCATGGGGGCATCCAGCCCAGTTCACTCTCATACCCCCATGGTCGGGGCAGAGCTGACCATCGAGCCTCACTCCGAAATTATTCTACAGCTTAATCCGGATTTTGAACATGGCGTCATTGCAGATACTGGCACCATCCTGGTCGAAGGCGTAGAAGTCGAGAAAACCCAGATTGGCTACACCGGTATTGGTGAGACCACCCTGCGTATTCGCAATGACTCGGATGAGGCAGGACGCGCGCTCTTTATCGGCGGCGAACCCCTGCGGGAAGAAATCCTGATGTGGTGGAATTTCATCGGCCGTGACCATGATGAAATCGTTCGCTACCGCGATGAGTGGCAAGCCAGCCAGGGCGTAGACGTTGACGGCCAGTTTGGCTTCGTCGAAGGCTATATCGGCCACGGCGGGGTGGGTGAAGACGGTCTCGGCCGCAATGCCGACGGCATGACCTGGCTTCCTGCTCCACGCCTGCCCAATGCGCGGATGCGGACACGCACGCTGACTGAACCTGTGGCGCGGCCGAATCTCTAG
- a CDS encoding CPBP family intramembrane glutamic endopeptidase, whose translation MTASLPRTRNTVDWKAVGIFVLISYGLAFIIDAVVLTTMGLANPLAIVPISLRMFTPLIATVIICRWVTREKWLPAVGLSRESFAQGQWKKIITSSLLGLVLIAVVIAASTAVAIAAGWLEPDWSMSQTLAPLADAGVTISPGVLLLITVIQALFASVTINAVMTFGEEAGWRGWLQQALEPLGRLRQILLTGAMWGLWHAPLIAAGYNFENQIPGIAAVVLFTVFCIAFGALLSWLSIRSRSVLPAVIGHAFFNAMAAAPALLIAPGDTWDRVLAAPMGVPGIVLFAALAVVLFYGFNTTRKHAVAQHN comes from the coding sequence ATGACCGCATCACTTCCACGAACGCGAAATACTGTGGACTGGAAAGCCGTAGGCATCTTCGTTCTCATCTCGTACGGCTTGGCTTTTATCATTGATGCCGTTGTCTTAACCACCATGGGCTTAGCTAATCCGCTGGCCATCGTGCCCATTAGCCTACGAATGTTTACCCCGCTTATCGCGACGGTGATCATATGTCGCTGGGTCACGCGCGAAAAGTGGCTCCCAGCGGTTGGGCTCAGCCGGGAGTCTTTCGCCCAGGGGCAGTGGAAAAAGATTATTACATCATCACTTCTTGGGCTTGTGCTCATCGCCGTGGTGATCGCTGCCTCCACCGCCGTTGCCATCGCCGCAGGTTGGCTTGAGCCAGATTGGAGCATGTCGCAAACGCTTGCACCGCTTGCCGATGCCGGCGTCACCATCTCCCCCGGCGTCCTCCTTCTCATCACGGTTATCCAGGCGCTGTTCGCCAGCGTGACGATCAACGCGGTCATGACTTTTGGCGAGGAAGCCGGCTGGCGCGGGTGGCTGCAGCAAGCTTTGGAACCGCTCGGGCGCCTGCGCCAGATTCTTCTCACGGGAGCCATGTGGGGCCTGTGGCACGCGCCGCTGATCGCGGCCGGCTACAACTTTGAAAATCAAATCCCCGGGATCGCCGCGGTCGTGCTCTTTACGGTGTTCTGCATCGCCTTCGGTGCGCTTCTTAGCTGGCTGAGCATTCGCTCGCGCAGCGTATTGCCGGCTGTCATCGGCCATGCGTTCTTCAATGCGATGGCCGCGGCACCAGCACTATTGATTGCTCCTGGTGATACGTGGGATCGCGTACTTGCCGCGCCCATGGGCGTGCCTGGCATCGTGCTATTTGCGGCTCTCGCGGTAGTGTTATTTTACGGTTTCAACACCACGCGAAAGCACGCGGTGGCACAGCACAACTAG
- a CDS encoding DUF3887 domain-containing protein, with translation MGIEPGHKLAERIQRVATLLAEELAATENEASTAQDLRSDITHALATARSLRALADESLAHLITDARNRGVTWQVIGDALGISRQAAFQRFGTPVDPRTGEAMNKPSKHRRDEARAQAESFLDALTAHQWENAAQQLGPVIGSQLDAEGLAATWAQVTALGGELEARLKSDAIGLPDDIIVVEQHLAFEAADLVARLSYNADGTMAGLWFVPAEQALTERPHS, from the coding sequence GTGGGTATTGAACCAGGTCATAAGTTAGCCGAACGCATCCAGCGGGTTGCGACATTGCTGGCTGAGGAACTCGCGGCGACCGAAAATGAAGCGTCCACTGCGCAGGACTTACGCAGTGACATCACCCATGCGCTGGCGACTGCGCGATCATTGCGGGCTTTGGCTGATGAGTCGTTGGCGCATCTCATCACTGATGCTCGCAATCGCGGGGTTACCTGGCAGGTCATTGGTGATGCATTAGGAATTTCGCGGCAAGCGGCATTCCAAAGATTTGGCACGCCCGTCGATCCTCGAACAGGAGAAGCTATGAATAAACCAAGCAAGCACAGGCGCGATGAGGCGCGTGCGCAGGCCGAGTCATTTCTGGACGCTCTAACTGCGCACCAGTGGGAGAACGCAGCGCAGCAACTCGGTCCGGTGATCGGCAGCCAGCTCGATGCCGAGGGGTTGGCAGCAACATGGGCGCAGGTCACCGCGCTGGGCGGCGAGTTAGAGGCGCGCTTGAAATCCGATGCTATCGGTTTGCCCGATGACATCATCGTGGTTGAACAGCATCTCGCATTCGAGGCAGCCGACCTCGTAGCACGCTTAAGCTATAACGCCGATGGCACCATGGCTGGCCTGTGGTTTGTCCCCGCCGAACAAGCACTAACAGAAAGGCCACACTCATGA